Proteins encoded within one genomic window of Ascaphus truei isolate aAscTru1 chromosome 8, aAscTru1.hap1, whole genome shotgun sequence:
- the LOC142501007 gene encoding uncharacterized protein LOC142501007: MYNRQCKLSFSHRCAVPGLQSLVRLQSSDSVRDSLLQLSSRVSLASDITAGHDCHFRYRQGARSGSAGARSGSAGAGSAAGGAVADGVDGGGVLAGGQLLEALPLEEGESSQHQPSSDPKPARKKRVEKPRNPRFNDQENRALVTGILEHYDSIYGHLVGRTSAASKKEMWDTIVIGVNACGNSVRDKYHCRKRFDDIRSKLKKKIQDQRVHATGTGGGPTPQRLILTPLEELLRPKLLTVVVEGLAGDRDIGIYPSQFPAVAPGGHVSPEMEQVSSPGSASSTLLEEHHGDEDDEYDEDDATEETEIQSCDHEEVPIETVVPPNRPSTSTYDAIVASEGKIVDAENRRHSDMMTVLERMIGLQEETVSQLAHLHRVFIEVPKQLQKINTSFEALVVQQTQANYWRMTNVPQFNTSQPGSVHAGQFSPHSSDIHSPGPNVTGQVAEIAVQVPDDILPLPSVQNQQLTPTKEPTKTKYKQLLLTSFWSKTTKDTHETDQPSLVQCLPTCSHVSLGTSPVREQSLPKSPVGESLPKSPVGESLPKSPVGESLPKSPVGESLPKSPVGESLPKSPVGESLPKSPVGESLATSPVGESLATSPVGEQSLATSPAREVPEATQSGSVVPKVGGKRKRKIQETTSRPVTRSQKEQKK; encoded by the exons gagtgggagtgctggtgctaggagtgggagtgctggtgctgggagtgctgctggtggcgcagttgctgatggggtggatggtggtggcgtgcttgctggtggccagcttttggaggctcttccattggaagaaggagagtccagtcagcaccagccaagctctgaccctaaacctgctcggaaaaaacgtgtggagaagccacgtaatcctcgcttcaatgaccaggaaaatagggctcttgtcactggcattctggagcactatgacagtatatatggacatttagtag ggcggacaagtgcagcaagcaaaaaagaaatgtgggacacaatagtcattggtgtcaatgcctgtgggaatagtgtcagggacaagtatcattgtcggaaaagatttgatgatattaggtccaaattgaaaaagaaaatacaagaccaacgcgtgcatgctactggcactggaggtgggcccacaccacaacgtctcatattgactccattggaggagctgcttcggccaaaattacttaccgtcgtcgtggaaggcttggctggtgaccgtgacattggaatttatccgtcacaatttccagcag ttgcccctggaggacatgtgtcacctgagatggaacaagtgtcttcacctgggtcagccagctcaacactactagaag aacatcatggtgatgaggatgatgagtatgatgaggatgacgccacagaagagactgaaatacaatcatgtgaccatgaagaggtgccaatagaaactgttgtaccgccaaatcgtccatcaacttccacatacgatgcaattgtagcttcagagggaaaaatagtggacgcagaaaatcgtcgccattcagacatgatgacagtgctggaaaggatgattggactgcaggaagaaacagtatcacaattggcacatctccacagagtcttcattgaagtgcctaaacagttgcaaaaaatcaacacctcattcgaagcattagttgttcagcaaacacaagctaattactggagaatgactaatgtaccacaattcaacacctcccagccaggatctgttcatgcaggtcagttttcaccacattcatctgatattcattcaccaggcccaaatgttaccggtcaagtagcagagattgctgtgcaggttcctgacgacatactaccactgccatctgtacaaaatcagcagctgacacctacaaaggagcccacaaaaacaaaatacaagcagttactactgaccagtttttggtcaaaaacaacaaaagacacacatgaaacagaccaaccatcacttgtgcagtgtctaccaacttgctcacatgtgtcactgggcacaagccctgtccgtgaacagtcactacccaaaagccctgtaggtgaatcgctgcccaaaagccctgtaggtgagtcgctgcccaaaagccctgtaggtgagtcgctgcccaaaagccctgtaggtgaatcgctgcccaaaagccctgtaggtgaatcactgcccaaaagccctgtaggtgaatcactgcccaaaagccctgtaggtgagtcactggccacaagccctgtaggtgagtcactggccacaagccccgtaggtgaacagtcactggccacaagccctgcccgtgaagtgccagaggccactcaaagtggctctgttgtgcctaaagttggtggcaaaagaaaaaggaaaattcaagagacaacaagcaggcctgttactcgctcgcaaaaggaacaaaaaaaataa